In the Apteryx mantelli isolate bAptMan1 chromosome 1, bAptMan1.hap1, whole genome shotgun sequence genome, one interval contains:
- the GGACT gene encoding gamma-glutamylaminecyclotransferase, translating to MARVFVYGTLKQGQPNYRHMLNTAKGVAKFQGRGRTVEKYPLVIAGKYNIPYMLNIPGTGHHVAGEIYSVDDQMLQFLDEFEGCPDMYQRTPMSIEVVEWEGKSSAPGERPAACRVMECFVYSTTTYQPEWVHLPYYDNYDSSGKHGLSYVLRESRD from the coding sequence ATGGCTCGTGTCTTCGTGTACGGCACGCTTAAGCAGGGCCAGCCCAACTACCGGCACATGCTCAACACGGCCAAGGGCGTCGCGAAATTCCAAGGACGGGGCCGCACCGTGGAGAAGTACCCGCTGGTGATCGCTGGAAAATACAACATTCCTTACATGCTGAACATCCCGGGCACGGGACACCACGTGGCCGGAGAGATTTATTCTGTCGACGACCAGATGCTGCAGTTCCTCGATGAATTCGAAGGCTGCCCAGACATGTATCAGCGCACCCCCATGAGCATCGAGGTGGTGGAGTGGGAAGGGAAGAGCAGCGCGCCTGGTGAGAGGCCGGCCGCGTGCCGCGTCATGGAGTGCTTCGTGTACAGCACAACCACCTACCAGCCCGAGTGGGTGCATCTCCCCTACTATGACAATTACGATTCCTCGGGGAAACATGGCCTTTCCTACGTGCTACGGGAGAGTCGGGATTAG